A genomic window from Salvia miltiorrhiza cultivar Shanhuang (shh) chromosome 5, IMPLAD_Smil_shh, whole genome shotgun sequence includes:
- the LOC131025909 gene encoding uncharacterized protein LOC131025909, with the protein MGDSQPQDSKKRAVYEAWTKEQSDALLDILVESAHRGWRDNSGLFSKATVEERILPVLNERLRCNKNYNHYQSRIKWFKSRWNAYSTLLKFNSGFGYDNNTKKFTASDEVWDAYIEAHPKDAYLRTGSFLDFEDLGLVVGNGVAVGRNAIGLGSAIDARTIGVDESRGPLIEELNYDADNEAFVVLGQDNPPLSGSKSPQAFTEVPVESTQRRAPAKRSRGHMNYEDKIKIAIEEDIDEELEDEIETEMEIELSDHARQLMEAAKIIREKAHVDDTRYTTVEEMLATFLIIVGHNDRYCNVRERFGRSHFAASQNFNKILRALNTIAPDMKVKPTSAIPAKIRESTRFYPYFKDCIGAIDGTHIPAIIRGKDVSCYRNRHGVNSQNVLAACNFDLQFIYVLSGWEGSAHDSKILSDALSRPNGLHVPQGKYFLVDCGFANRRQFLAPLRGVRYHLKDFGGDGRHPRNADELFNLRHASLRNVIERIFGIFKSRFTIFKTAPPFPFQTQAELVLACAGLHNFLRKECRSDEFPVEVEEGNVAPDVENDADILEYLSQSELSQRNEANIWRTNIANAMWQNRQISETDQDDQAETAKIIFREVF; encoded by the exons ATGGGAGACTCTCAACCACAAGATTCCAAAAAAAGGGCAGTGTATGAAGCATGGACAAAGGAACAAAGTGATGCCTTGTTAGATATTCTGGTTGAGTCTGCACATAGGGGATGGCGCGATAATAGTGGTTTATTTAGCAAAGCCACAGTAGAGGAAAGGATATTGCCTGTTCTGAATGAAAGACTTAGgtgcaataaaaattataatcactaCCAAAGTCGTATCAAATGGTTTAAGAGCCGTTGGAATGCTTATTCAACACTCTTGAAGTTTAACTCTGGTTTTGGCTATGACAACAACACCAAAAAATTCACGGCCTCAGATGAAGTATGGGATGCGTATATAGAG gctcaCCCAAAAGATGCATACTTACGCACTGGGAGTTTTTTGGATTTTGAAGACTTGGGGCTTGTTGTTGGAAACGGTGTGGCTGTAGGAAGAAACGCAATTGGATTGGGCAGTGCTATTGATGCTAGGACAATAGGAGTTGATGAAAGTAGAGGTCCGCTCATAGAGGAGTTGAATTACGATGCTGATAATGAGGCGTTTGTAGTACTGGGTCAAGATAATCCACCGTTATCCGGCTCCAAATCACCACAGGCATTCACTGAAGTGCCTGTGGAGTCCACTCAGAGAAGAGCTCCCGCCAAAAGAAGTAGAGGCCA CATGAATTATgaagataaaattaaaattgcaattGAAGAAGACATAGATGAAGAACTTGAGGATGAAATCGAAACAGAGATGGAGATTGAACTTTCTGATCATGCTAGGCAACTGATGGAAGCAGCTAAG ATCATTAGGGAGAAAGCCCATGTGGATGACACACGATACACAACTGTTGAAGAAATGTTGGCAACATTCCTCATCATTGTAGGGCACAACGATCGTTATTGTAACGTTCGTGAAAGGTTTGGTCGTTCGCATTTCGCTGCTAGTCAGAACTTCAACAAAATCTTGAGAGCATTGAACACCATAGCACCGGACATGAAAGTTAAGCCGACTAGCGCAATACCCGCTAAAATTCGAGAAAGTACCAGATTTTATCCTTACTTTAAG GATTGTATCGGGGCTATAGATGGCACTCATATCCCAGCCATAATAAGAGGTAAAGACGTGAGCTGTTATCGTAACCGTCATGGGGTGAATTCGCAAAATGTTTTGGCAGCTTGCAACTTTGATTTGCAGTTCATCTATGTGCTTAGTGGATGGGAAGGCTCAGCCCATGattccaaaattttaagtgATGCATTGTCTAGACCAAATGGACTCCACGTGCCTCAAGGTAAATATTTTCTAGTAGATTGTGGATTTGCTAATCGTCGTCAGTTTTTGGCTCCGTTACGTGGCGTTCGATATCATCTCAAAGATTTCGGTGGTGACGGTCGTCATCCAAGAAATGCAGATGAGTTGTTCAATCTTCGACATGCATCATTGCGAAACGTGATTGAACGAATTTTTGGAATCTTCAAATCACgtttcacaattttcaaaacaGCTCCTCCTTTCCCATTTCAAACACAAGCAGAGTTAGTTTTGGCTTGTGCTGGATTGCATAACTTTCTCCGAAAGGAGTGTCGTTCTGATGAATTTCCAGTCGAagttgaagaaggaaatgttgcaCCAGATGTTGAGAACGATGCAGACATTTTGGAATATCTTTCTCAAAGCGAACTGTCCCAGCGGAATGAAGCGAATATATGGAGAACAAATATTGCTAATGCTATGTGGCAAAATAGACAAATATCTGAAACCGATCAAGACGATCAGGCGGAGACCGCGAAGATAATATTTAGGGAGGTGTTTTGA